The genomic interval ATAAAATCTGGTTTATCAATTGGCATTGTGTGCAAAAAAGTTATCTACCCAGTGCTATATTAACGATCTTTAATATAATTAGACTTTTCAATTTCTTTCGTATTTACCCAACCCTGATACTGAAATTAGCCCTTCAGTGAGTAATAACTGATCCAGATTATTTAGCAAACCATTGATTTTGTCGAGGCTCTTACTATCCATTGATAATCCTCCCAGAAGATTTTTCAAATCAATTTCAAAAGATTTTGGTAATTTCTTGCATAAAGATTTAGCAAATTGTACCAAGCGTTTTTCTCCTGGATGAGGTAGATAATTAACTGCAAAAATAATAACAAAATAACTTGCGACTAATGCCGCTACACGATGATTAATACTCACAAAGTCACTCTACGACTCATAGCTAATTTTATTTGGTGTGTATAATGAGATGTGCTGGCGGAGAATTGGGTAATTTTTAGCAACGATCGCACGTCTTAATTCTTCGGGATACGGTTGCAAAGCTTGATGTTGCAGATATTTGAACCAACCATCGCGATCGGACACAGGATGTGATTTCAAAATATTCCACCACAGACAGGTTGAATAGCCGACAGATGCTTGGTGATTGACTAAAATGCTTTCTAACTGTTTTTCTATCCAATTAGGCGTCCTGTACATCACATCAACACCACATCCTGTAGCTGTATCGAGCCATTCATCACCAGATTCCCAAAATTGATTATTAATTTCTATCCGAGTTGCAAATTTGTTGGCAATATCAGCACGAACATTTGTAAGAATTTATTATGTCAGGATAATTCGATATTTTGCGCTTGTTAACCGACGAATTAATTTGTTAACACTTTACACTGTCCTTGATGGCGCAATAGATGATCGCACAGCACCAAAGCTACCATGGCTTCTACCATAGGTACAGCACGGGGTAACACGCAGGGATCGTGTCTTCCTTTAGCCGCCAATAACGTATCTTCACCTTCACGAGTAACCGTACGCTGTTCCTTGCGAATCGTCGCCGTCGGTTTAAACGCTACGCGCAAAATAATATTTTCCCCGTTAGAAATTCCTCCCTGAATGCCCCCTGAACGATTTGTGAGAGTACGTACTTCGCCGCGTTCATCGGTGTAGAACTCGTCATTGTGTTTGCTACCTGTTAGCAGCGTACCGGCAAAACCAGAACCGATTTCAAAACCTTTAGACGCAGGTAAAGACATTACGCCTTTAGCAATATCAGCTTCTAGTTTGTCAAAAACAGGTTCTCCCAAACCTTTGGGAACATTCCGCGCCACACATTCTACAACCCCACCAATTGAATCTCCCTGACGCCCAATTTGTTCTATATGTTCGATCATGCGTTCGGCACATTCCGCATCAGGACAGCGGACGATATTACTTTCAACTTGTGCAGTCGTTACCGTGTTGGGATCGATAACACCTTCTAAATCTTTGATACGCTTGACATAACCAATAATTTCAATACCAGCCACCGCGAACAGGATTTTTTTGGCGATCGCACCAGCGGCGACTCTCCCGATTGTCTCGCGGGCAGAAGATCTACCACCACCTTGCCAGTTACGAATGCCATATTTTGCATCATAAGTCGCATCCGCGTGTGATGGACGGTACTTTTGCGCCATTTCATCGTAGTCTTGCGGGCGAGTATCTTTGTTACGGACTAAAATTGCGATCGGTGTCCCCAAGGTTTTGCCTTCAAACACGCCTGATAAAATCTCGCACGTATCTGCTTCTTTGCGCGGTGTGGTAATTTTGCTTTGACCTGGACGCCTGCGGTCGAGTTCTTGCTGAATTTCTGCGGCAGAAATTTCTAGGCGCGGGGGACAACCATCAATCACTACCCCAACGCCACCGCCGTGAGATTCGCCAAAGGTTGTCACCCGAAATAATTGTCCAAAAGTATTACCCATAGTGTTGGGGTGAATGATGTTTTTACCAAACTTAAAGATATCAAGATTTTACTGCTTAGTTTGGGTGTCTTGCTGGTTAGGTATGAGACAGTATACGCATTTCCTCTCATATACTCATATACATGGAAGTCTTAGTAGCTTGTGCGCCTTCTTCACTTGTCTGGGAAAACGGCATAGGCATTCGTGCCAAATACCACAAAATTACTGAATGACCAGCAGCGATCGCCAAATAAATTCGGTAGGATTACTGTGGACACTTGGCGATAACTTCTACAAAAGTGTTACTCACGGCGCAATAATCATGTCAAAAACATCATTAACGTTAATCAATACTTAAAGTTTTCTTGTACGGTGCATCAGTTTTGTTTTGTTATAAACTTTGCATCATCTCGTACAAGATCTAAAATATCCAGAACGATATGCAAAGGTTGAAACACGAGTTATCTTTTGTAGAACTGCTAGTAGTAAGGTAGGATGACCAGCATCGAATCAGTTTCGCGCTCAGACTTAGAGCAAAGACGACAAATGTTGCGTACTCACAGACGCCTTAAACTGTTACACGCTGCATGGCAAACCTTGGCAGTCAGTGGAATACTTGGTGGCTTAGTTTGGGCTACGACTCGACCGATTTGGGTATTACGCGAGTCGAGTCAAGTGACGATCGAAGGAAACCAACTCCTCGCAACACAAGCAATTAAATCATTGTTACCGATTACCTATCCACAGTCATTATTGCAAATTCAACCTGAAGCGATCGCAAAAACGCTAGAGTCGCAACCCACGATCGCCGATGCGAATGTGACGCGCGAATTGTTTCCCCCAAGTTTACGCGTCCAAGTTACCGAAAGAATTCCGGTGGCGATCGCCTACATTAGACCACCCCAAACTGTGACAACCGACGCGCAAGCTAACATGGGATTTGTCGATGCGCAGGGAGTGTGGATTCCTTTTCAAACTTATGCTGCCCAATCTACAAATTTGAAACTACCACAATTAAAGGTTATTGGTCCCTTGGAACGTTATCAGTCTTATTGGGCTTCAGTATATCAAGGTGTTAGTCGTAGCCCAGTTAAAATAACCGAAATTGACTGTCAAGATCCCACGAATATTATTCTTAAAACTGAATTAGGAGTTGTGCATCTTGGTGCCTATACTTCGAGACTAAATCAGCAACTACAAGTCCTCGACCAAATGCGGCAACTTCCTCAACAATTAAATTCTAATCAGATTGCTTATATTGATCTTTCTAATCCCGATGCTCCTACAGTACAAATGAACCAGGTGGAAACGGTTAAACCTGATACGCCACACCAGTAAGGTTAGTGTCAATATGTCAAGATGTATAAGCACAATTCGTGATTTTTCTTTATAGTAAAGATTTTTTTTGCGTTTTTTTACCTGCAATGTCCCTCAAATTCAATAGAGAACTGTCTTGTAAACCAAGTATAGTAAACTTATTCAAGAAGTTTTAATACTGGCGAATCCACAAGTAAAATCATTATTTTTCAAAGCAAAAAGAGTTGAGTTCATTTAATTAAATTGATAAAGAGGATAGTGTAGGCTATTTCCTATGCAGGATATCGCATTCTCAATTGTCGAAAGTCGCTAGGCGATCATGAAAACAGTGTAGCAGTGCATGAAAAAGTAAAAGTATTGGCAAGCAAAGTTAACTACATGCGAAAATTTTACAGAAGATTTAATGAAATAAACACATTATCATCAATTAGAGTAGCGTGACAATTCCACAAACAAAGTTGTTTTATCAAAACTATCAACGCTTCACTTTGGATTGAAAGATAAATCATTTATAAAGGTGAATTTATTAATTCTATTAATTATGTGTAACTCAATCAATTGCCAAAACTTAATATGTAGCCTTGAGTACTTGGCAAAGGGATTTGCTATTTACCAGTAAACACAATATTATAAATTCGATTAGGAACACCAACGAAAAGAGTTAGCAATTTGTATACACTCAGATTTTTATAAAGAACCGCAGCAATCCAATTGCTGTATTGACTCTACTTAAACTAGTAACAATACTAAGTTTCTAGCGATAGAGCGACATTTACAGTCATACCGAAGATCGATGGCAGAGTCAGAGGCGGTCAACCTATAGTAGACTCTTAGAAAAATCAAATCTAAAAAGTTGTTTACATATCCTTGTTAATGCCAATGGTGCTTAATAGTAAAAGAGAGCCTACGGATAAAAGCTCACAATCTACAGGACAGCCAGGCTATTCGCTGACTGTTAACTCGAATAATCCTTTTAACTCGTCAGGGATTCATTTTGGACAAAATTACGATTCTAAAGGAGTTCCTGAAGCAGACGATCAATTCGATGATATCGTGCCAGGTCGAGTCGCCAATATTAAAGTTATCGGTGTTGGTGGTGGTGGTGGTAATGCAGTTAACCGGATGATTGCCAGCCAAGTAAGTGGCATTGAGTTTTGGTCAATCAATACCGATGCCCAAGCTTTAACGAACACGTCGGCGACTCGGCGGTTGCAAATTGGACAAAAGCTGACACGCGGTTTAGGTGCAGGTGGTAATCCAGCGATCGGTCAAAAAGCTGCCGAAGAATCGCGTGAGGAAATTGCCGCAGCTTTAGAAAATGCCGATCTTGTTTTTATTACTGCTGGTATGGGTGGCGGAACAGGGACAGGCGCAGCACCAATCGTGGCAGAAGTTGCAAAAGAATTAGGTGCATTGACGGTGGGAGTGATTACACGTCCTTTTATGTTTGAAGGGCGGCGGCGTACCTCACAAGCCGAACAAGGTATTGAGGCACTTCAAAGCCGTGTAGATACGCTAATTGTTATTCCTAATGATAAGCTGCTTTCGGTCATTTCAGAACAAACACCTGTACAAGAAGCTTTTCGGATTGCAGATGATATCCTCCGGCAAGGCGTACAAGGAATTTCTGACATTATTACAATCCCAGGATTAGTAAACGTTGACTTTGCAGATGTCCGCGCTATTATGGCAGACGCAGGTTCCGCATTAATGGGCATTGGTATTGGTTCCGGCAAATCGCGCGCTAGAGAAGCCGCCAACGCAGCAATTTCGTCACCTCTGCTCGAATCTTCGATTGAAGGAGCTAAAGGCGTCGTTTTTAATATTACTGGCGGTCACGATCTAACCTTACACGAAGTCAATGCCGCAGCTGAGACAATTTATGAAGTTGTGGACCCTAACGCCAATATTATTTTTGGTGCAGTTATCGACGAAAAACTACAAGGTGAAATACGAATTACAGTAATTGCTACAGGATTTTCTACAGAAGCTGCTGCCGAACCACAAGCAAGTACGCGAGTCATCTCGAAGCCGCAACCACAAGCCACACCAAGCGCACCATCTTCTCCCACAATTGAGATAGAAACAATAGAAAAGCCAGGTTTGGATATTCCTGAGTTTCTCCAAAGAAGGCGCAATCCTCGGTCTTGAGGCAAAGCGTAGACGTTAAAGCCACGTCTATGCCCGCACTGCTTTTAACTCCAACCACTGAATCACCTGTTCGCCTAAGCGAGTACCCTCTAGATGATCAATTTCCCGAATGCCCGTAGGACTTGTGACGTTGACTTCGGTAAGGTAGCCGCCAATCACATCGATCCCCACAAAATATAAGCCGTCTTGGTGCAATTTCTTGGCAATATCGGCGCACATAGATTGTTCGCGTTCGGTAATGCCAATTTGAGCTACAGTCCCACCTGCTGCCATATTGTTACGAAACTCATTTCCCGACGAAAGTCGATTGAGTGCGCCAATAGGTTTACCGTCAAGGAGAATAATCCTTTTGTCGCCTTCTTGGGCAGCGGGTAAGTAAGTTTGTACCATAACGGGTACGCTGCCTTGCAAGGTACTTAACTCAACCATCGAGTTAAAATTGCGATCGCCTGCTTCTAAATACAGAATTCCTTCTCCGGCTTTATTTCCCAAAGGTTTCAGAATTGCTGCGCCTTGTGCCTCGACAAACTCGCGGATTGTTTGTTTATTAGAACTGACAATCGTTTCTGGAATCCAGTCGGTAAATTGCAGCGCATACATTTTTTCGTTAGCTGCCCTGATCCCTTGGGGATCATTGATAACTAAGGTTTTCGCAGAATCGATATAATCCAAAATGTATGTCGCATAAAGGTAAGAAACCGTTACCGGTGGATCGGTACGCATAAAAACGGCGTCCATGCTTTCTAAGGGGGCGAAAGTGCGATCGCTTAACTCAAACCAAGGATTCTCCGCAACCCATCGTCCTTGCGCGAGTTGCACAGGTTTTAGCTGTACTCGTTCTAATACAGCCCAAGCTTTACCAGTGATAACACTTAACAAGTTTGCTTGAGTTACCCAAATAGAATGACCTAGCGCTTGTGCGGCTTCCATCAAGGCGACGCTCGTATCATGTCCTGGATCGAGCCGTGCAATGGGATCAATAATAAAAGCAAGTTTCATCGCTTTTTTACGCTGCTAATAGTTGATCGAGCTTGCCTTGAAATTCCAATTCGTACAAGTCGTCACAGCCGCCGATATGATTGTCATTAATAAAAATCTGCGGTACCGAACGTCTACCATTCGCGCGTTTTGCCATCTGTGATCGCGCTGCCTCATCACCATCAATCACGTATTCTGTAAACTCGACGCCTTTCTCTTTCAGCAAAGCTTTGGCGCGAATACAAAAAGGGCATCGGCTCCAGGTATAAATTTCGATGTTGGGATTCATAAGCTCTTCCAAGGTTGAAACAAAAACCGCTGAGTAATAATTCTTAAACTTTATTTTAAACTGTGTCAGATGCGGTAAGCGGGGATCATATTAATCAAAATAAGAGACTAGAATTCATGCTAGTTCACTGCATGAGAGCTAAAAATAAACTGTTCCCTGCACCGACGCTCTGTAAAAACTACGACTCCTCGGCTTCTTGATAAAGTTGCTCTAGTGCTTGATGTTGAGTCCTTCGTGAATGCTGCCGATATTTTGTGTCTAGCTTGGGTTCGTATTGTCTTTTACCGCGCTTGGTTTTCAGTTTCAAACTCGACTCAGGGTCGGCTTGCTGATTGATTTGCTCTTGATATGCGATCGCTTCCTCTAGAAAAGCTAAATAATGCTCGTAGCGTTCCCAATCACCGCGCACCGCACAATTAGGCTCATTACGGTGTAAACAATCGCTAAACTGACAACTTTGTTGTGCTAGTCGCTGTCGTGCTTCTGGAAAATAATTTGCTAACTCGTGTGGGTGGCACGTCAAATCTGGTTGATTAAACCCAGGAGTATCTGCGAGTAATCCGCCGTCAGGTAATGTAAAGAGTTCTACATGACGAGTCGTATGTCGCCCGCGACTTAGTTTTCCAGAAACCTCGTTGGTACGCAGGTGAACTGTCGGAATCAAAGCATTAATCAAACTTGATTTTCCCACTCCCGAAGGTCCAGCCACCGCAGAAATACGCAGTTTGAGCAGGTCGCGTACTTCTGAAATACCGATTCCATCACGTATGCTGATAAATACGGGTTGATAGCCCCATTGCTGTAAGCGATCGCGCCATTGTTGCTGTTGTTCCAGCGTCAGTAAATCGCTTTTGTTAAAACATAAACGCACGCCGAGTCCTGTAGATTCAGCTTTCACCAAAAAGCGACTCAGTTGGTAGGGTTCTAGGGGGGGTTCTGCTAAAGCAAAAACCAAAAGAATTTGCTCAGCATTGGCGATTGGCGGACGATCTAATTGTGATTTTCGTGGCAAAACCCCTGCGATCGCGCCTCTACCACCCGCCCAATCAGGTTCCACAATTTCGACGCGATCCCCAACCATAACTTGCTGCCCTAGTTTCTTCAGCCGTGCCCGCCGCGTACATAAGAGGGATGAGCGATGAGGAGCGAGGGATGAGGGATTTAGGCGGACTTGACAGTAGTTTGCTTGTACGGCTAGAACTGTACCTATCAACGGTGCATCAGCGTCGTTAAGCCTCTCGTTTGATGTCGCTTCATTGCTCATGCCATCGTCAAGAAATGCCTACAAGACATTGACACGAACACAAAAGAATGGTAAGCAACAAAGATCTGCTTCATCCCTGACCTCCGACCTCTGACCTCTGATCCCTCACATTCGTATCACCAGGACGCAGGACTAACAACGCAAAATAACCATTGCATTCGGTAATTTCTTCAACTAGATAACCTGCCATCATCAAACTATCAGGAACCTGCTCAATTGGCTCACCAGGGTCTAGCCAAACTTCTAAGCACGACCCTGGCGGCATTTTTTCCAAACGCAGCTTTGTCCGCACAAAGTTTAGCGGACACGGAGTACCGCGCAAATCGAGTTGCGCGTGCGGTTGAGATAGCGCGGTTTGATTCATCGCTGGAACAGATTTCCTAAAAATCCTTCTAGACCACCTTTGCCGGTGCGATCGCCCTTGATTTTAGCTAATTTCTCCAAAAGTTCTCTTTCTTCTGTTGTAATTTTTGTGGGAATGTCGATCAAAATTGTTATCAAATGATCGCCGCGACTCACAGGATTACCTAAGCGCGGAACACCGTGATTTTCGAGCGTAATGACTGTATTCGGTTGCGTTCCTGCTGGTACGACGAGTTCTTGTGGCCCATCGA from Chroogloeocystis siderophila 5.2 s.c.1 carries:
- the aroC gene encoding chorismate synthase, producing the protein MGNTFGQLFRVTTFGESHGGGVGVVIDGCPPRLEISAAEIQQELDRRRPGQSKITTPRKEADTCEILSGVFEGKTLGTPIAILVRNKDTRPQDYDEMAQKYRPSHADATYDAKYGIRNWQGGGRSSARETIGRVAAGAIAKKILFAVAGIEIIGYVKRIKDLEGVIDPNTVTTAQVESNIVRCPDAECAERMIEHIEQIGRQGDSIGGVVECVARNVPKGLGEPVFDKLEADIAKGVMSLPASKGFEIGSGFAGTLLTGSKHNDEFYTDERGEVRTLTNRSGGIQGGISNGENIILRVAFKPTATIRKEQRTVTREGEDTLLAAKGRHDPCVLPRAVPMVEAMVALVLCDHLLRHQGQCKVLTN
- a CDS encoding cell division protein FtsQ/DivIB, with the translated sequence MTSIESVSRSDLEQRRQMLRTHRRLKLLHAAWQTLAVSGILGGLVWATTRPIWVLRESSQVTIEGNQLLATQAIKSLLPITYPQSLLQIQPEAIAKTLESQPTIADANVTRELFPPSLRVQVTERIPVAIAYIRPPQTVTTDAQANMGFVDAQGVWIPFQTYAAQSTNLKLPQLKVIGPLERYQSYWASVYQGVSRSPVKITEIDCQDPTNIILKTELGVVHLGAYTSRLNQQLQVLDQMRQLPQQLNSNQIAYIDLSNPDAPTVQMNQVETVKPDTPHQ
- the ftsZ gene encoding cell division protein FtsZ codes for the protein MVLNSKREPTDKSSQSTGQPGYSLTVNSNNPFNSSGIHFGQNYDSKGVPEADDQFDDIVPGRVANIKVIGVGGGGGNAVNRMIASQVSGIEFWSINTDAQALTNTSATRRLQIGQKLTRGLGAGGNPAIGQKAAEESREEIAAALENADLVFITAGMGGGTGTGAAPIVAEVAKELGALTVGVITRPFMFEGRRRTSQAEQGIEALQSRVDTLIVIPNDKLLSVISEQTPVQEAFRIADDILRQGVQGISDIITIPGLVNVDFADVRAIMADAGSALMGIGIGSGKSRAREAANAAISSPLLESSIEGAKGVVFNITGGHDLTLHEVNAAAETIYEVVDPNANIIFGAVIDEKLQGEIRITVIATGFSTEAAAEPQASTRVISKPQPQATPSAPSSPTIEIETIEKPGLDIPEFLQRRRNPRS
- the gshB gene encoding glutathione synthase, producing MKLAFIIDPIARLDPGHDTSVALMEAAQALGHSIWVTQANLLSVITGKAWAVLERVQLKPVQLAQGRWVAENPWFELSDRTFAPLESMDAVFMRTDPPVTVSYLYATYILDYIDSAKTLVINDPQGIRAANEKMYALQFTDWIPETIVSSNKQTIREFVEAQGAAILKPLGNKAGEGILYLEAGDRNFNSMVELSTLQGSVPVMVQTYLPAAQEGDKRIILLDGKPIGALNRLSSGNEFRNNMAAGGTVAQIGITEREQSMCADIAKKLHQDGLYFVGIDVIGGYLTEVNVTSPTGIREIDHLEGTRLGEQVIQWLELKAVRA
- the grxC gene encoding glutaredoxin 3 translates to MNPNIEIYTWSRCPFCIRAKALLKEKGVEFTEYVIDGDEAARSQMAKRANGRRSVPQIFINDNHIGGCDDLYELEFQGKLDQLLAA
- the rsgA gene encoding small ribosomal subunit biogenesis GTPase RsgA produces the protein MSNEATSNERLNDADAPLIGTVLAVQANYCQVRLNPSSLAPHRSSLLCTRRARLKKLGQQVMVGDRVEIVEPDWAGGRGAIAGVLPRKSQLDRPPIANAEQILLVFALAEPPLEPYQLSRFLVKAESTGLGVRLCFNKSDLLTLEQQQQWRDRLQQWGYQPVFISIRDGIGISEVRDLLKLRISAVAGPSGVGKSSLINALIPTVHLRTNEVSGKLSRGRHTTRHVELFTLPDGGLLADTPGFNQPDLTCHPHELANYFPEARQRLAQQSCQFSDCLHRNEPNCAVRGDWERYEHYLAFLEEAIAYQEQINQQADPESSLKLKTKRGKRQYEPKLDTKYRQHSRRTQHQALEQLYQEAEES
- a CDS encoding sulfurtransferase TusA family protein; amino-acid sequence: MNQTALSQPHAQLDLRGTPCPLNFVRTKLRLEKMPPGSCLEVWLDPGEPIEQVPDSLMMAGYLVEEITECNGYFALLVLRPGDTNVRDQRSEVGGQG